In a single window of the Anguilla rostrata isolate EN2019 chromosome 6, ASM1855537v3, whole genome shotgun sequence genome:
- the mterf4 gene encoding transcription termination factor 4, mitochondrial isoform X2 has protein sequence MAAQLCRKLVLIWTFRAAPGHVGCGRSPVYRMLRDKQPKVFLFRNLCSINDHNSEPTAAQRRTGREEMLNSLVDMGFTEAEVEELARRTLGSRPDHTVTQHLSVLTVLVALGFNPSSVLKILGKCPELYQVKGALLQQRVDNLRKLGLVEGSLQRVVRHYPQLLTLPVKRVNGVSRFLREKCHLTAQQVTDVLRDSAAVVLEDMDKLEYKFQYAYFRMGLGQAEMVKSGLFRVSLEEVRCRHGFLERRGLYQTPDKKGQTRIVNPKLKDFLAVPEDTFLSKVAMATGEEFEVFRKLMDREIQEEEEPEFSGSDIDDEEGYESEDKGSAGYRKRRKK, from the exons ATGGCAGCACAATTATGCAGAAAGTTG GTGCTAATATGGACATTCAGAGCAGCGCCTGGTCATGTTGGCTGTGGGCGCAGTCCAGTTTACCGTATGCTACGTGACAAACAACCGAAAGTTTTCCTCTTTAGAAACCTCTGCTCGATAAATGACCACAACTCGGAACCCACAGCAGCACAACGGCGGACGGGTCGGGAGGAAATGCTGAATTCTCTGGTGGATATGGGCTTTACCGAAGCGGAGGTTGAAGAGTTAGCCAGAAGAACCTTAGGCAGTCGCCCAGACCACACAGTTACACAACATCTCTCCGTCCTCACAGTGCTAGTGGCTCTGGGCTTTAACCCTTCTAGCGTCCTGAAGATCTTGGGCAAGTGCCCGGAACTCTACCAGGTGAAAGGAGCCCTGCTGCAGCAACGAGTAGACAACCTGCGCAAACTGGGACTGGTGGAGG GCAGCCTGCAGCGGGTTGTGAGACACTACCCCCAGCTCCTCACTCTGCCTGTTAAGAGAGTCAATGGAGTGTCCCGATTTCTCCGGGAGAAGTGCCACCTCACAGCCCAGCAGGTCACAGATGTCCTGCGAGACTCCGCTGCTGTAGTGCTGGAGGACATGGACAAGCTGGAGTACAAGTTTCAG TACGCATATTTCCGTATGGGCCTTGGTCAGGCAGAGATGGTGAAGTCCGGCCTCTTCCGTGTCTCCCTCGAAGAAGTCCGATGCCGACATGGCTTCCTGGAGAGGCGGGGCCTGTACCAGACCCCGGACAAGAAGGGCCAGACGCGCATCGTCAACCCCAAACTCAAGGACTTCCTCGCCGTTCCTGAGGACACCTTCCTCAGTaaagttgccatggcaacaggagAGGAGTTTGAGGTGTTCCGGAAGCTGATGGACAGAGAGAttcaggaggaggaagagccaGAGTTCAGTGGCAGTGACATAGACGATGAGGAGGGCTATGAGAGTGAGGACAAAGGGAGCGCAGgctacaggaagaggaggaagaaatga
- the mterf4 gene encoding transcription termination factor 4, mitochondrial isoform X1, translating into MLFCYITQLVQVLIWTFRAAPGHVGCGRSPVYRMLRDKQPKVFLFRNLCSINDHNSEPTAAQRRTGREEMLNSLVDMGFTEAEVEELARRTLGSRPDHTVTQHLSVLTVLVALGFNPSSVLKILGKCPELYQVKGALLQQRVDNLRKLGLVEGSLQRVVRHYPQLLTLPVKRVNGVSRFLREKCHLTAQQVTDVLRDSAAVVLEDMDKLEYKFQYAYFRMGLGQAEMVKSGLFRVSLEEVRCRHGFLERRGLYQTPDKKGQTRIVNPKLKDFLAVPEDTFLSKVAMATGEEFEVFRKLMDREIQEEEEPEFSGSDIDDEEGYESEDKGSAGYRKRRKK; encoded by the exons ATGTTATTTTGCTATATTACACAGCTCGTGCAG GTGCTAATATGGACATTCAGAGCAGCGCCTGGTCATGTTGGCTGTGGGCGCAGTCCAGTTTACCGTATGCTACGTGACAAACAACCGAAAGTTTTCCTCTTTAGAAACCTCTGCTCGATAAATGACCACAACTCGGAACCCACAGCAGCACAACGGCGGACGGGTCGGGAGGAAATGCTGAATTCTCTGGTGGATATGGGCTTTACCGAAGCGGAGGTTGAAGAGTTAGCCAGAAGAACCTTAGGCAGTCGCCCAGACCACACAGTTACACAACATCTCTCCGTCCTCACAGTGCTAGTGGCTCTGGGCTTTAACCCTTCTAGCGTCCTGAAGATCTTGGGCAAGTGCCCGGAACTCTACCAGGTGAAAGGAGCCCTGCTGCAGCAACGAGTAGACAACCTGCGCAAACTGGGACTGGTGGAGG GCAGCCTGCAGCGGGTTGTGAGACACTACCCCCAGCTCCTCACTCTGCCTGTTAAGAGAGTCAATGGAGTGTCCCGATTTCTCCGGGAGAAGTGCCACCTCACAGCCCAGCAGGTCACAGATGTCCTGCGAGACTCCGCTGCTGTAGTGCTGGAGGACATGGACAAGCTGGAGTACAAGTTTCAG TACGCATATTTCCGTATGGGCCTTGGTCAGGCAGAGATGGTGAAGTCCGGCCTCTTCCGTGTCTCCCTCGAAGAAGTCCGATGCCGACATGGCTTCCTGGAGAGGCGGGGCCTGTACCAGACCCCGGACAAGAAGGGCCAGACGCGCATCGTCAACCCCAAACTCAAGGACTTCCTCGCCGTTCCTGAGGACACCTTCCTCAGTaaagttgccatggcaacaggagAGGAGTTTGAGGTGTTCCGGAAGCTGATGGACAGAGAGAttcaggaggaggaagagccaGAGTTCAGTGGCAGTGACATAGACGATGAGGAGGGCTATGAGAGTGAGGACAAAGGGAGCGCAGgctacaggaagaggaggaagaaatga
- the pask gene encoding PAS domain-containing serine/threonine-protein kinase isoform X2, whose amino-acid sequence MSLRALSHSAEHLSDAHSKGESCWTPFCGASDQLHGDSFDLNKSYPCARRPSPKKATALQRWHLREPSGDSVTSYSCCSVAAQNLHVNSFILPKTGSPSCSLLDCCGVSSSFLAQLATGVLKQSRPPAIHSPSKAVLTVDSKTMEILAANDQACKLFEYSSNDLVGLKLSGLLRKTSQIMEEALGEEHIGDDGSMTDVSGKVVEAVRKSGTAVPVSVWTRGLTPEGRRCLVVMERVERIAACVSFLQDGRILSCDPTFAHLHGYQGADEVTGLSIGDLIPSLRLPPHQRSLPKMLRIQRVSGKSKDGSTFPLCIKLKAAVDCGKSWLRDQSGGVMPERAEVAPVSSSLNKSAAPSHPEDSSPRPQSHEDSCHPSPGTGLIFSGTIWVFTTLSGLLTLDPAGSIRSVSDGFAAVHFGYRKSELQGKNITFLMPGFYECLCAVEETSSPQLQHLEDELGVNSSSQGRLLFHASCASSSCSYTDHCRRSASANQPGSMSSHSSLPLFLEGKLRDPNTLLAGDMAMVQQETQSKASGKENIFTGTSDRLENQGSAPSTLSSPTVTSTPLEAQDGTAELMEQAALGGPTGSGCVGALLLTQDVQVPCPSPAWPGHELLPGPDVSPAPPDPAAPGPEEQALREPSGERPLQDSPCAELKDSQNSSFEVISMGSRSSSGFCEKWAGGSGADRAEDGRPARDPFPPSDSGSCFLDVDIDGHVITRALRDLDLSGSLELLPADLSQTSCDTAELLRTPSPYVVESDPEVETKVEQTPGPAEGGGARGASSEAVQDRCSDAPHRSRECEGAEKNVGAWTCTQADIPTTSTPKKQSLKGPGPSIKKGEILEGRYRGNCYHRDGSRLNVLLEIQKTELPNGQPLFCVWLRCSNIDHQQGVLVGLQSDTEINSSSLQDTSGLSLGEVIRDAGRGEAQRSTQDLEHSRACEGQFGEEYCPLCAVGRGAFGFVWKARRLADGKEVIVKFIQKVRIVKDCWVDDPDMGRVSQEIAILTRLQHPNIVKVLEVFENDHFFQMVMEKHGEGLDLFEFIERQPHLDEPLASYIFRQLVAAVAYLRGKGILHRDIKDENIIIDTNFNIRLIDFGSAAVLEPGKLFYTFCGTLEYCSPEVLQGNPYEGPELEMWSLGVLLFTLLFSENPFCEVEETLQAQLRLPFPVSSELQGLLSGLLHPEPGLRSTLEAVLQAPWIRQPINLGHYSWEEVFPASHNSLLFHGSDQGASQEDGVYPDAEQCQSPSEESLPDEDEDEEDHSAMVALETELLKYLADE is encoded by the exons ATGTCGCTGCGGGCCCTCAGCCATTCTGCAGAACACCTATCCGACGCGCATAGTAAAGGAGAGAGTTGTTGGACCCCCTTTTGCGGCGCTTCGGACCAGCTCCATGGTGACTCTTTTGATCTAAACAAGTCGTACCCTTGCGCGAGGAGGCCTTCGCCAAAGAAGGCCACGGCTCTGCAGCGCTGGCATCTCCGCGAGCCATCAG GTGACTCTGTGACCTCTTACAGCTGCTGCTCAGTAGCAGCACAGAACCTACATGTGAACAGTTTTATTCTTCCAAAGACTGGCAGTCCATCCTGCTCTTTGCTGGACTGCTGTGGTGTGTCCTCATCTTTTCTTGCTCAACTGGCCACTGGAGTCCTCAAGCAGTCCAGGCCTCCTGCCATCCACAGTCCCAGTAAAGCAGTCCTCACTGTTGATTCTAAAACCATGGAG ATATTGGCTGCTAATGACCAGGCTTGCAAATTGTTTGAGTACAGCAGCAATGATCTTGTTGGATTGAAGCTGTCTGGCCTCCTAAGGAAAACCAGTCAAATCATGGAGGAAGCCTTGGGAGAGGAGCATATTGGGGATGATGGGAGTATGACTGATGTGTCAGGCAAAGTG GTTGAGGCAGTGAGAAAGTCTGGCACTGCGGTACCAGTTTCAGTATGGACCAGAGGACTGACCCCAGAGGGACGCCGCTGTCTGGTTGTGATGGAACGCGTGGAGAGAATtgctgcctgtgtgtctttTTTGCAAGAC GGGAGGATCCTCAGCTGTGACCCCACCTTTGCTCATCTTCATGGTTACCAGGGTGCTGACGAGGTGACAGGGCTGTCAATTGGGGATCTCATTCCATccctccgcctccctcctcaCCAAAGGAGCTTACCCAAG ATGCTGAGAATCCAACGCGTATCCGGTAAAAGCAAGGATGGCAGCACCTTCCCACTTTGTATCAAACTCAAGGCTGCAGTGGATTGTGGGAAATCTTGGCTGAGGGACCAGTCTGGTGGGGTCATGCCAGAGAGAGCTGAGGTTGCACCTGTGTCATCCAGCTTAAACAAGTCAGCTGCTCCATCACACCCAGAGGATTCTTCCCCGAGACCACAGTCACACG AGGACAGCTGCCACCCGTCGCCAGGCACAGGTTTGATCTTCTCCGGGACCATCTGGGTCTTCACAACACTCAGCGGACTTCTCACCCTGGATCCAGCCGGCTCCATCCGCAGCGTCAGCGACGGCTTTGCCGCTGTGCACTTTGGGTACAGGAAGTCCGAGTTACAGGGAAAG AACATCACCTTCCTGATGCCGGGGTTCTAcgagtgtctgtgtgcggtGGAGGAGACCTCAAGCCCCCAGCTTCAGCACCTCGAGGACGAGCTCGGGGTCAACTCCTCCTCACAGGGACGTCTCCTCTTCCATGCCAGCTGCGCCAGCTCTTCCTGCAGCTACACGG ATCACTGTAGACGTTCTGCCAGCGCTAACCAGCCTGGAAGCATGTCCAGTCATTCCAGCCTGCCCCTGTTTTTGGAGGGGAAACTGCGAG ATCCTAACACACTGTTGGCTGGGGACATGGCCATGGTTCAGCAGGAGACACAGAGCAAGGCCTCTGGCAAGGAGAACATCTTCACCGGGACCAGCGACAGGCTGGAGAACCAGGGCAGCGCCCCATCCACACTGTCCTCACCCACCGTTACCTCCACCCCTTTGGAGGC CCAAGATGGTACCGCTGAGTTGATGGAGCAGGCAGCCCTGGGGGGCCCAACGGGCAGCGGGTGTGTGGGTGCCCTCCTGCTGACTCAGGACGTGCAGGTGCCCTGTCCGTCCCCCGCGTGGCCCGGGCACGAGCTCCTCCCGGGGCCCGatgttagccccgcccctccagacCCGGCCGCTCCGGGCCCAGAAGAGCAGGCCCTGCGTGAGCCCAGCggagagcgccccctgcaggacagcCCGTGCGCAGAGCTCAAAGACTCACAGAACTCCAGCTTCGAGGTGATCTCCATGGGCAGCCGGTCGTCCTCCGGGTTCTGCGAGAAGTGGGCCGGGGGCTCGGGGGCGGACCGCGCGGAGGACGGGCGCCCGGCCCGcgaccccttccccccctcggACTCCGGCAGCTGCTTTCTGGACGTGGACATCGACGGGCACGTGATCACCAGAGCCCTGCGCGACCTGGACCTGAGCGGCAGCCTGGAGCTCCTGCCCGCCGACCTCTCCCAGACGTCCTGCGACACGGCTGAGCTGCTCCGCACCCCCTCCCCGTACGTGGTAGAGTCCGACCCGGAGGTAGAGACCAAAGTGGAGCAGACACCAGGGCCcgcggagggagggggagccaGGGGTGCCTCTTCGGAAGCGGTGCAGGATCGCTGTTCGGACGCACCCCACAGAAGCCGTGAGTGCGAAGGAGCGGAGAAGAACGTGGGGGCCtggacatgcacacaggcagacattCCAACAACCTCCACCCCAAAGAAGCAGTCACTGAAAGGCCCAGGACCGTCCATCAAGAAGGGGGAGATCCTAGAAGGGCGCTACCGGGGAAACTGCTACCACAGAGATGGATCCAGACTCA ATGTGCTGTTGGAGATTCAGAAAACTGAGCTTCCCAACGGTCAGCCCCTCTTCTGCGTGTGGCTGAGGTGCAGCAACATTGaccaccagcagggggtgctggtgggTCTGCAGTCTGACACCGAGATCAACAGCAGCTCTCTCCAGGACACATCTGGGCTGAGTCTAGGGGAG GTGATCCGGGATGCGGGACGGGGCGAGGCGCAGCGCTCCACCCAGGACCTGGAGCACTCGCGGGCGTGCGAGGGCCAGTTCGGGGAGGAGTACTGCCCCCTGTGTGCCGTGGGCAGAGGAGCCTTCGGCTTCGTCTGGAAGGCCCGCAGGCTCGCCGACGGCAAGGAG GTCATTGTGAAGTTCATCCAAAAGGTCCGCATCGTGAAAGACTGCTGGGTGGACGATCCCGACATGGGCCGGGTCAGCCAAGAGATTGCCATACTGACCCGTCTCCAGCACCCCAACATCGTTAAG GTGCTGGAGGTGTTCGAGAACGACCACTTCttccagatggtgatggagaagCACGGGGAAGGGTTGGACCTGTTCGAGTTCATCGAGCGGCAGCCTCATCTGGACGAGCCGCTGGCCAGCTATATCTTCAGACAG CTGGTGGCTGCGGTGGCCTACCTTAGAGGCAAAGGAATCCTTCACAGGGACATCAAGGATGAAAACATCATCATTGACACCAACTTCAACATCAGGCTCATTGACTTTGGCTCCGCCGCCGTGCTGGAGCCTGGAAAGCTCTTCTACACGTTCTGCGGCACGCTGGAGTACTGCTCCCCTGAAGTGCTGCAGGGAAACCC GTATGAGGGTCCTGAGCTGGAGATGTGGTCCCTGGGGGTGCTCCTGTTCACTCTGCTGTTCAGTGAAAACCCTTTCTGTGAGGTGGAGGAGACTCTGCAAGCACAGCTCCGCCTTCCCTTCCCCGTCTCCTCAG agctgcaggggCTCTTGTCTGGCCTGCTGCACCCAGAGCCTGGGCTGAGGAGCACCCTGGAGGCAGTGCTGCAGGCTCCCTGGATCCGCCAGCCCATCAACCTCGGCCACTACAGCTGGGAGGAGGTGTTTCCCGCCAGTCACA ATTCTCTCCTGTTCCATGGGTCAGACCAAGGGGCTTCACAGGAAGATGGGGTGTATCCAGATGCAGAGCAGTGCCAGAGCCCTTCCGAGGAATCCCTTCCAGATGAGGACGAAGATGAGGAAGACCATAGCGCCATGGTTGCTCTGGAGACAGAACTTCTCAAGTATCTCGCTGATGAGTGA
- the pask gene encoding PAS domain-containing serine/threonine-protein kinase isoform X1, with amino-acid sequence MSLRALSHSAEHLSDAHSKGESCWTPFCGASDQLHGDSFDLNKSYPCARRPSPKKATALQRWHLREPSGDSVTSYSCCSVAAQNLHVNSFILPKTGSPSCSLLDCCGVSSSFLAQLATGVLKQSRPPAIHSPSKAVLTVDSKTMEILAANDQACKLFEYSSNDLVGLKLSGLLRKTSQIMEEALGEEHIGDDGSMTDVSGKVVEAVRKSGTAVPVSVWTRGLTPEGRRCLVVMERVERIAACVSFLQDGRILSCDPTFAHLHGYQGADEVTGLSIGDLIPSLRLPPHQRSLPKMLRIQRVSGKSKDGSTFPLCIKLKAAVDCGKSWLRDQSGGVMPERAEVAPVSSSLNKSAAPSHPEDSSPRPQSHGCPEDSCHPSPGTGLIFSGTIWVFTTLSGLLTLDPAGSIRSVSDGFAAVHFGYRKSELQGKNITFLMPGFYECLCAVEETSSPQLQHLEDELGVNSSSQGRLLFHASCASSSCSYTDHCRRSASANQPGSMSSHSSLPLFLEGKLRDPNTLLAGDMAMVQQETQSKASGKENIFTGTSDRLENQGSAPSTLSSPTVTSTPLEAQDGTAELMEQAALGGPTGSGCVGALLLTQDVQVPCPSPAWPGHELLPGPDVSPAPPDPAAPGPEEQALREPSGERPLQDSPCAELKDSQNSSFEVISMGSRSSSGFCEKWAGGSGADRAEDGRPARDPFPPSDSGSCFLDVDIDGHVITRALRDLDLSGSLELLPADLSQTSCDTAELLRTPSPYVVESDPEVETKVEQTPGPAEGGGARGASSEAVQDRCSDAPHRSRECEGAEKNVGAWTCTQADIPTTSTPKKQSLKGPGPSIKKGEILEGRYRGNCYHRDGSRLNVLLEIQKTELPNGQPLFCVWLRCSNIDHQQGVLVGLQSDTEINSSSLQDTSGLSLGEVIRDAGRGEAQRSTQDLEHSRACEGQFGEEYCPLCAVGRGAFGFVWKARRLADGKEVIVKFIQKVRIVKDCWVDDPDMGRVSQEIAILTRLQHPNIVKVLEVFENDHFFQMVMEKHGEGLDLFEFIERQPHLDEPLASYIFRQLVAAVAYLRGKGILHRDIKDENIIIDTNFNIRLIDFGSAAVLEPGKLFYTFCGTLEYCSPEVLQGNPYEGPELEMWSLGVLLFTLLFSENPFCEVEETLQAQLRLPFPVSSELQGLLSGLLHPEPGLRSTLEAVLQAPWIRQPINLGHYSWEEVFPASHNSLLFHGSDQGASQEDGVYPDAEQCQSPSEESLPDEDEDEEDHSAMVALETELLKYLADE; translated from the exons ATGTCGCTGCGGGCCCTCAGCCATTCTGCAGAACACCTATCCGACGCGCATAGTAAAGGAGAGAGTTGTTGGACCCCCTTTTGCGGCGCTTCGGACCAGCTCCATGGTGACTCTTTTGATCTAAACAAGTCGTACCCTTGCGCGAGGAGGCCTTCGCCAAAGAAGGCCACGGCTCTGCAGCGCTGGCATCTCCGCGAGCCATCAG GTGACTCTGTGACCTCTTACAGCTGCTGCTCAGTAGCAGCACAGAACCTACATGTGAACAGTTTTATTCTTCCAAAGACTGGCAGTCCATCCTGCTCTTTGCTGGACTGCTGTGGTGTGTCCTCATCTTTTCTTGCTCAACTGGCCACTGGAGTCCTCAAGCAGTCCAGGCCTCCTGCCATCCACAGTCCCAGTAAAGCAGTCCTCACTGTTGATTCTAAAACCATGGAG ATATTGGCTGCTAATGACCAGGCTTGCAAATTGTTTGAGTACAGCAGCAATGATCTTGTTGGATTGAAGCTGTCTGGCCTCCTAAGGAAAACCAGTCAAATCATGGAGGAAGCCTTGGGAGAGGAGCATATTGGGGATGATGGGAGTATGACTGATGTGTCAGGCAAAGTG GTTGAGGCAGTGAGAAAGTCTGGCACTGCGGTACCAGTTTCAGTATGGACCAGAGGACTGACCCCAGAGGGACGCCGCTGTCTGGTTGTGATGGAACGCGTGGAGAGAATtgctgcctgtgtgtctttTTTGCAAGAC GGGAGGATCCTCAGCTGTGACCCCACCTTTGCTCATCTTCATGGTTACCAGGGTGCTGACGAGGTGACAGGGCTGTCAATTGGGGATCTCATTCCATccctccgcctccctcctcaCCAAAGGAGCTTACCCAAG ATGCTGAGAATCCAACGCGTATCCGGTAAAAGCAAGGATGGCAGCACCTTCCCACTTTGTATCAAACTCAAGGCTGCAGTGGATTGTGGGAAATCTTGGCTGAGGGACCAGTCTGGTGGGGTCATGCCAGAGAGAGCTGAGGTTGCACCTGTGTCATCCAGCTTAAACAAGTCAGCTGCTCCATCACACCCAGAGGATTCTTCCCCGAGACCACAGTCACACG GATGCCCAGAGGACAGCTGCCACCCGTCGCCAGGCACAGGTTTGATCTTCTCCGGGACCATCTGGGTCTTCACAACACTCAGCGGACTTCTCACCCTGGATCCAGCCGGCTCCATCCGCAGCGTCAGCGACGGCTTTGCCGCTGTGCACTTTGGGTACAGGAAGTCCGAGTTACAGGGAAAG AACATCACCTTCCTGATGCCGGGGTTCTAcgagtgtctgtgtgcggtGGAGGAGACCTCAAGCCCCCAGCTTCAGCACCTCGAGGACGAGCTCGGGGTCAACTCCTCCTCACAGGGACGTCTCCTCTTCCATGCCAGCTGCGCCAGCTCTTCCTGCAGCTACACGG ATCACTGTAGACGTTCTGCCAGCGCTAACCAGCCTGGAAGCATGTCCAGTCATTCCAGCCTGCCCCTGTTTTTGGAGGGGAAACTGCGAG ATCCTAACACACTGTTGGCTGGGGACATGGCCATGGTTCAGCAGGAGACACAGAGCAAGGCCTCTGGCAAGGAGAACATCTTCACCGGGACCAGCGACAGGCTGGAGAACCAGGGCAGCGCCCCATCCACACTGTCCTCACCCACCGTTACCTCCACCCCTTTGGAGGC CCAAGATGGTACCGCTGAGTTGATGGAGCAGGCAGCCCTGGGGGGCCCAACGGGCAGCGGGTGTGTGGGTGCCCTCCTGCTGACTCAGGACGTGCAGGTGCCCTGTCCGTCCCCCGCGTGGCCCGGGCACGAGCTCCTCCCGGGGCCCGatgttagccccgcccctccagacCCGGCCGCTCCGGGCCCAGAAGAGCAGGCCCTGCGTGAGCCCAGCggagagcgccccctgcaggacagcCCGTGCGCAGAGCTCAAAGACTCACAGAACTCCAGCTTCGAGGTGATCTCCATGGGCAGCCGGTCGTCCTCCGGGTTCTGCGAGAAGTGGGCCGGGGGCTCGGGGGCGGACCGCGCGGAGGACGGGCGCCCGGCCCGcgaccccttccccccctcggACTCCGGCAGCTGCTTTCTGGACGTGGACATCGACGGGCACGTGATCACCAGAGCCCTGCGCGACCTGGACCTGAGCGGCAGCCTGGAGCTCCTGCCCGCCGACCTCTCCCAGACGTCCTGCGACACGGCTGAGCTGCTCCGCACCCCCTCCCCGTACGTGGTAGAGTCCGACCCGGAGGTAGAGACCAAAGTGGAGCAGACACCAGGGCCcgcggagggagggggagccaGGGGTGCCTCTTCGGAAGCGGTGCAGGATCGCTGTTCGGACGCACCCCACAGAAGCCGTGAGTGCGAAGGAGCGGAGAAGAACGTGGGGGCCtggacatgcacacaggcagacattCCAACAACCTCCACCCCAAAGAAGCAGTCACTGAAAGGCCCAGGACCGTCCATCAAGAAGGGGGAGATCCTAGAAGGGCGCTACCGGGGAAACTGCTACCACAGAGATGGATCCAGACTCA ATGTGCTGTTGGAGATTCAGAAAACTGAGCTTCCCAACGGTCAGCCCCTCTTCTGCGTGTGGCTGAGGTGCAGCAACATTGaccaccagcagggggtgctggtgggTCTGCAGTCTGACACCGAGATCAACAGCAGCTCTCTCCAGGACACATCTGGGCTGAGTCTAGGGGAG GTGATCCGGGATGCGGGACGGGGCGAGGCGCAGCGCTCCACCCAGGACCTGGAGCACTCGCGGGCGTGCGAGGGCCAGTTCGGGGAGGAGTACTGCCCCCTGTGTGCCGTGGGCAGAGGAGCCTTCGGCTTCGTCTGGAAGGCCCGCAGGCTCGCCGACGGCAAGGAG GTCATTGTGAAGTTCATCCAAAAGGTCCGCATCGTGAAAGACTGCTGGGTGGACGATCCCGACATGGGCCGGGTCAGCCAAGAGATTGCCATACTGACCCGTCTCCAGCACCCCAACATCGTTAAG GTGCTGGAGGTGTTCGAGAACGACCACTTCttccagatggtgatggagaagCACGGGGAAGGGTTGGACCTGTTCGAGTTCATCGAGCGGCAGCCTCATCTGGACGAGCCGCTGGCCAGCTATATCTTCAGACAG CTGGTGGCTGCGGTGGCCTACCTTAGAGGCAAAGGAATCCTTCACAGGGACATCAAGGATGAAAACATCATCATTGACACCAACTTCAACATCAGGCTCATTGACTTTGGCTCCGCCGCCGTGCTGGAGCCTGGAAAGCTCTTCTACACGTTCTGCGGCACGCTGGAGTACTGCTCCCCTGAAGTGCTGCAGGGAAACCC GTATGAGGGTCCTGAGCTGGAGATGTGGTCCCTGGGGGTGCTCCTGTTCACTCTGCTGTTCAGTGAAAACCCTTTCTGTGAGGTGGAGGAGACTCTGCAAGCACAGCTCCGCCTTCCCTTCCCCGTCTCCTCAG agctgcaggggCTCTTGTCTGGCCTGCTGCACCCAGAGCCTGGGCTGAGGAGCACCCTGGAGGCAGTGCTGCAGGCTCCCTGGATCCGCCAGCCCATCAACCTCGGCCACTACAGCTGGGAGGAGGTGTTTCCCGCCAGTCACA ATTCTCTCCTGTTCCATGGGTCAGACCAAGGGGCTTCACAGGAAGATGGGGTGTATCCAGATGCAGAGCAGTGCCAGAGCCCTTCCGAGGAATCCCTTCCAGATGAGGACGAAGATGAGGAAGACCATAGCGCCATGGTTGCTCTGGAGACAGAACTTCTCAAGTATCTCGCTGATGAGTGA
- the LOC135256443 gene encoding probable G-protein coupled receptor 148 gives MNISPYDIGGTRASWSKMSNITAEWYEILQSWHMELFLIPTAVFTALALVANPLLLACILFSRALRQETRYLLLANTLLADTVFLAINLANLACNSLAVWMTRPLCGLVTAASVTAYCSSILTITLMAADTYAAVRWPLHYRNRLPPSRTRKILAAVWLAAAMYPVSLMIVMEVVEEGVPWRQAVCLVLLSLSSMGEEMMVGLHMYFFICAALCTALIVYCYARLYAVTKTSGIWQSRYSRARVTLLSHAVMLLLYFGPGLVFTVELVLFRRSSVSRDVSVWINTVNMSVLMPLPRACAPFLYGLRYREVYYTLLALFHRRRLSQVTVA, from the coding sequence ATGAATATCTCTCCATATGACATTGGTGGGACGAGGGCATCGTGGTCCAAGATGTCCAACATCACGGCAGAGTGGTACGAGATCCTGCAGAGCTGGCACATGGAGCTCTTCCTCATCCCGACCGCGGTCTTCACGGCCCTAGCCCTGGTGGCCAACCCCCTGCTGCTGGCCTGCATCCTGTTCTCCAGGGCCCTGCGGCAGGAGACGCGCTATCTGCTGCTGGCTAACACCCTGCTGGCTGACACGGTCTTCCTCGCCATCAACCTGGCCAACCTGGCCTGCAACTCGCTGGCCGTGTGGATGACGCGCCCGCTGTGTGGCCTGGTCACCGCCGCCTCCGTCACGGCCTACTGCAGCAGCATCCTCACCATCACCCTCATGGCGGCCGACACCTACGCGGCCGTCCGCTGGCCCTTGCACTACCGCAACCGGCTGCCCCCCTCCCGCACCCGCAAGATCCTGGCGGCGGTGTGGCTGGCGGCCGCCATGTACCCCGTCTCCCTGATGATCGTcatggaggtggtggaggagggcgTCCCCTGGAGGCAGGCAGTGTGCCTGGTGCTCCTCTCCTTGAGCTCCATGGGGGAGGAGATGATGGTGGGCCTGCACATGTATTTCTTCATCTGTGCCGCGCTCTGCACCGCCCTCATCGTGTACTGCTACGCCCGCCTCTACGCCGTCACCAAGACCTCCGGCATCTGGCAGAGCCGCTACTCCCGCGCCCGGGTGACCCTGCTGTCGCACGCCGTGATGCTCCTCCTCTACTTCGGCCCCGGCCTGGTCTTCACCGTGGAGCTGGTGCTGTTCCGCCGAAGCAGCGTGAGCCGGGACGTGAGCGTGTGGATCAACACGGTCAACATGAGCGTGCTCATGCCGCTGCCCCGGGCGTGCGCGCCCTTCCTGTACGGTCTGCGGTACCGCGAGGTCTACTACACCCTCCTGGCGCTCTTCCACAGACGGAGGCTCAGCCAGGTCACGGTGGCGTAG